In Cottoperca gobio chromosome 1, fCotGob3.1, whole genome shotgun sequence, a genomic segment contains:
- the frmpd1a gene encoding FERM and PDZ domain-containing protein 1, with product MEVQDRSRSPSRRTSRVEQVVGRWLRRSRDLGSRSHSLSRDRVAVDGKSAECSGSDQRNYPFRFILQIQRDPDLNSHGLTLSSQTPILVHEVTPGGPADGRLVPGDQLVKINNIAVDDLTPEQAAEIIRECQDTLTMTVLRTMLGPKSSFITPEKRAKLRSNPVKVHFAEEVEVNGHSQGNSLLFLPNVLKVYLENGQTKAFKFDPSTTVKDIVMTLKEKLSLSHIEHFSLVLEQQHSITKLLLLHDEERIQQVVQKKEAHDYRCLFRVCFMPKTLHTLLQEDPAAFEYLYLQGVNDVLQERFAIEMRCNTALRLAALHIQERLASCGQSPKTNLKMITKTWGIENFVSSTLLRNMREKDLKKAIGYHMKKSQSQNDPKQKGLSVDQTRINYLEELSDLKSFGGKSFSATMMLQDRESMVTLLVGARYGVSQVVNHKLSILSALTEFTCITRIELLPESDKVSLVKIYLQDIKPITLLLESAAAKDMSCLIAGYCRVFVDPNLNIFPWIHASKKHRVSAEEGYVSRCGSDSDTSSDLDMEALVNKVSHDERPCPRLRSSSDPDGRKRKDRNRRRNKDGKEKGDKPWDENKKQKEEKDADTEKERFPLDKNRESKNEATPHKEETERAQDGGQTQAEVRDNDSGERWENVGQEGQGGEEVQAPEEPSVSEASDSCNTDSRVITSPSSDSLDALEEDDLISCSSSSIFPNAPSQTHANSLSPIQIHHYSHRHLHPNLLAPPPAHAHPLIHLTTNDRRGGGCRRSGDGDDSQLLAPVSPSPSLHRVQKCPENPCSDDNSMCFAELSRLVDFLPSPPEASEDDEDEEEELRRRKRRGKMLKETGEYVRRAGDRGSVSAEGSFREHPLSPSPSSSHLEFVFNFDQSDARCYYKLCSNITPDSAHGLPCPPHHNEGGDWEKVEEDPAKAVYLEPIPILQPPPGFGDSSSDEEFFDARDRFTSPEDPTFGGMPRDIRTEMKLDFLSTLSLSDIRVSVTDADKEGEVEEDIKEGNEEGGGRETLFQLRKRSRKRRSFMETDFTSRVSYPEPNPEKQDIISSRLRKNILADANDAQMLSSDPEPSAQTQNPSPTVSSLNHSEGEAAQLESKPILSKPRLLGSSSPCGLGSHEQTRDPQAPRSRKHEMEMEPDAMESKSVTDLVKAASPTITVVRYRVDPDGKESADRRCNGKEELVEGEEQEMTGMGKGEGEKEETAGVSVNGPFTNHMFLPESTEEEGQGVKEEVRGYSASSKRPLIGTERQPESNTLSTCLIDVNKKSSNGLLGVHLIALEKNSYVEKHMLEGVCEKSNPQSYSPPPPPPSSPLPPIPVLHKSQSDCFVRGEDRSENTGTSTKMSLSYSEMSLGKQSHTKKAQLYLDITTSVNEDDAIGLVSSTSDEVTDSTNSDNVFDDDEVSNSLNSISSKKGDFAIATKHSMSANSAPASKGESQITIKSLTNTEAHSRINSVNSDYTRAISSITAKLGAATSATSPTFNAGTRLPSETLESASCLNQNVDKPRSDCSMPSAEAKDGLVSPSLVKANTATIYNLSKAPPSPSHFLFQACSPSFMGRLSSSTLRGKIQNLPLYLSRSQETLHQAGVGDVTQSSAKDNSRQEITIKVTDVDDTTQTIDYEMTTAESVESDDSDTTVTGSEVDGEFFVKTNSAKSFLSVSEVKEICSPLPVQTEPKLQHQNQLPYTGPIKNTPGPITEPPASIVNSLQKDSSGQKMDTPGPIKYSPELKIKVTSPGEDTPGYKMDNRSRSIPPPIVVTTQNLNGPGLPFHSQSQKVRRTSSDRPLMGLCRTPEQTSDSSKILSSSCRVFTICEDPSQIKSPVEVGTTPPLKSEFGCTGCTSLQVSVCESVVEGIQMPLDACGCPTVYTNCFGSGDSFDEELTVYEFSCRTQSSGVTQTSGTGLPLMTSPPVPSFLSTSSTNSPSFPHSILFSSSTSELSPLLSPLSDASDCFLSQTHKDTISRLGQQRYPEPPTGFQVLRVDVDQLLSILESSGADRSMAGHGGRHPKDTCPTHFTENKRVLQIEARRLMSGCQKVVGIGQSPDDMLHSLADSFRTLVELAGICLWFSGCERCDRRNAEAVAGLADVARSFRDFCLAAERASSKRSCQDLSTKLLAKQCTALTASVFCLTQLFRTLTAL from the exons ATGGAGGTGCAGGACAGGAGCCGCTCCCCGTCCCGTAGAACCAGCCGGGTGGAGCAGGTGGTGGGACGATGGCTGAGAAGGTCTCGAGACCTAGGCAGCAGATCTCACTCTCTGAGCAG AGACCGGGTTGCAGTGGATGGGAAGTCAGCAGAGTGCAGTGGCTCGGATCAGAGGAATTACCCCTTCCGCTTCATCCTTCAGATCCAACGGGACCCGGACCTCAACTCTCATGGCCTCACTCTGTCCTCCCAGACCCCCATCCTGGTGCACGAGGTCACCCCAG GTGGTCCTGCAGATGGCCGGCTTGTCCCTGGCGACCAGCTCGTGAAGATCAATAACATCGCTGTCGATGACCTGACCCCGGAACAAGCTGCTGAAATAATCAG ggAGTGTCAAGATACATTGACGATGACGGTCCTCAGAACGATGCTG GGCCCAAAGTCCTCGTTCATCACACCAGAGAAGCGAGCCAAGCTCCGGTCCAACCCGGTCAAAGTCCACTTtgctgaggaggtggaggtcaaCGGACACTCTCAG GGCAACTCGCTGCTCTTCCTGCCTAATGTTCTGAAGGTGTATCTGGAGAACGGGCAGACCAAGGCCTTTAAATTTGACCCCAGCACCACAGTCAAG GACATTGTGATGACACTGAAGGAAAAGCTTTCTCTGAGCCACATTGAACACTTCTCCCTGGTGctggagcagcagcacagcattaccaaactactgctgctgcatgatgAGGAGAGGATACAGCAG GTGGTCCAGAAGAAAGAGGCCCATGACTACAGATGTCTGTTCCGTGTTTGTTTCATGCCCAAAACCCTCCACACGCTGCTGCAGGAGGATCCCGCTGCCTTTGAATACCTCTACCTGCAG GGGGTGAATGATGTGCTGCAAGAGCGCTTTGCAATAGAGATGCGGTGTAACACGGCCCTGCGACTCGCCGCGCTGCACATCCAGGAGAGATTGGCGAGCTGTGGACAGTCCCCAAAAACCAACCTGAAGATGATCAC GAAGACGTGGGGCATAGAGAACTTTGTGTCATCCACCTTGTTGAGAAACATGCGAGAGAAAGATCTGAAGAAAGCCATCGGCTACCACATGAAGAAGAGCCAATCACAGAACGACCCCAAGCAGAAGGGTCTGTCAGTGGATCAGACACGGATCAACTACCTGGAGGAGCTGAGTGATCTCAAGTCATTTGGAGGGAAATCCTTCAGTGCCACAATGATG CTTCAGGACCGGGAGTCCATGGTGACCTTGTTGGTGGGGGCGCGCTACGGGGTCAGTCAGGTGGTCAACCACAAACTGAGCATCCTGTCCGCCCTCACAGAGTTCACCTGCATCACACGCATCGAGCTGCTGCCTGAATCCGACAAGGTCAGCCTGGTCAAAATATACCTGCAGGACATCAAG CCCATCACATTACTATTGGAGTCAGCAGCCGCCAAAGATATGTCCTGCCTTATAGCAGGGTACTGTCGAGTGTTTGTTGACCCCAACCTCAACATCTTTCCCTGGATACATGCCTCCAAGAAGCACAGAGTGTCTGCTGAGGAAG GTTATGTGTCACGGTGTGGCAGCGACTCAGACACCTCCTCAGACTTGGACATGGAAGCGCTGGTCAACAAGGTGTCTCATGATGAGAGGCCGTGCCCTCGTCTCAGATCCTCCTCAGACCCAGacggaagaaaaagaaaagacagaaacagaagaagaaataaagatgGCAAAGAAAAGGGAGATAAACCTTGGGATgagaataaaaagcaaaaggaagaaaaggatGCTGACACCGAAAAGGAAAGGTTTCCACTGGATAAGAATAGAGAGAGTAAGAATGAGGCAACACCGCAcaaggaggagacggagagagcgCAGGATGGTGGGCAAACACAGGCCGAGGTAAGGGACAATGATTCTGGGGAACGGTGGGAAAATGTGGGACAAGAAGGTCAAGGTGGAGAAGAGGTGCAAGCACCGGAGGAGCCGTCAGTATCAGAAGCATCTGATTCTTGTAACACTGACTCTCGTGTCATCACCAGCCCCTCAAGCGACTCCCTCGATGCTTTGGAGGAAGACGACCTAATTTCatgttcttcctcctccatcttccccAATGCTCCCTCACAAACTCATGCTAATAGCCTTTCTCCCATTCAGATTCATCATTACTCCCACAGGCACCTTCATCCCAACCTCCTCGCCCCACCGCCAGCTCACGCCCATCCCCTCATCCACCTCACAACTAACGACAGACGAGGAGGTGGCTGCAGGAGGTCAGGCGACGGAGACGATTCACAACTCCTCGCACccgtctccccctctcccaGCCTCCACCGCGTGCAGAAATGTCCAGAAAACCCCTGCTCTGACGACAACTCCATGTGTTTTGCCGAGCTCTCCCGCCTTGTGGACTTCCTCCCGAGCCCTCCGGAGGCCAGCGAGgacgatgaagatgaagaagaggagttgaggaggaggaagaggagggggaagatGTTGAAAGAAACGGGTGAGTATGTGAGAAGAGCAGGTGACAGAGGAAGCGTAAGCGCAGAGGgcagttttagagaacatccaCTGTCCCCGTCCCCGTCCTCCTCCCACTTGGAGTTTGTGTTCAACTTCGACCAAAGCGACGCTCGCTGCTACTACAAACTCTGCTCCAACATCACCCCCGACAGCGCTCACGGCCTTCCCTGCCCCCCGCATCATAATGAGGGAGGAGATTGGGAGAAGGTGGAGGAAGATCCAGCTAAGGCGGTTTACCTGGAGCCCATCCCCATCCTTCAGCCACCACCTGGCTTTGGAGATAGCAGCTCTGACGAGGAGTTCTTTGACGCCAGAGATCGCTTCACCTCCCCTGAAGACCCAACCTTTGGGGGCATGCCAAGAg ATATTCGCACAGAGATGAAACTGGACTTCCTCAGCACACTCAGCCTGAGTGACATCAGAGTCTCAGTGACAGACGCAGACAAAGAAGGAGAAGTGGAAGAAGATATAAAAGAAGGAAACGAGGAAGGGGGAGGCAGAGAAACATTGTTCCAGCTCAGAAAAAGATCCCGTAAGCGCCGTTCCTTCATGGAAACTGATTTCACCTCTAGGGTGTCATATCCAGAGCCAAATCCAGAAAAGCAGGACATAATCTCTAGTAGGCTTCGTAAGAACATTTTGGCAGATGCCAATGATGCACAGATGCTGAGTTCAGACCCTGAACCTTCAGCGCAAACCCAGAATCCCAGTCCCACTGTCTCCTCTTTGAATCATTCTGAAGGGGAAGCGGCTCAGCTCGAGTCAAAACCCATCCTATCTAAACCCCGCTTGCTTGGATCTAGCTCTCCTTGTGGTTTGGGGTCTCATGAGCAGACTAGAGATCCACAGGCCCCCAGGAGCAGGaaacatgaaatggaaatggaacCTGATGCAATGGAATCCAAATCGGTCACAGATCTGGTGAAGGCAGCATCTCCTACAATCACCGTAGTCCGCTATCGGGTGGATCCAGACGGGAAGGAGAGTGCTGATCGGAGGTGCAATGGAAAGGAAGAACTGGTAGAAGGGGAGGAACAGGAGATGACGGGTATGGGgaaaggggagggagagaaggaggagacagCAGGTGTGTCTGTGAATGGGCCATTCACTAATCATATGTTTTTGCCAGAAAGCACTGAGGAGGAAGGTCAGGGGGTgaaagaggaggtgagaggTTACTCAGCGAGTTCAAAGAGACCACTCATAGGTACTGAGAGGCAGCCGGAGTCCAACACCTTGTCTACATGTTTGATAGACGTGAATAAAAAGAGTAGTAATGGCCTTTTAGGAGTGCATCTGATTGCTCTAGAGAAAAACTCATATGTAGAGAAACATATGCttgaaggtgtgtgtgaaaAGTCAAACCCTCAATCATACTCACCACCACCCCCTCCACCCTCATCGCCTCTACCTCCAATACCAGTTCTTCACAAATCCCAAAGTGACTGTTTTGTTAGGGGAGAAGACCGCAGCGAAAACACGGGAACCTCAACCAAAATGTCTTTATCTTATTCTGAGATGTCACTTGGCAAACAAAGTCACACTAAAAAAGCACAATTATATTTAGACATCACCACCAGTGTTAATGAGGATGACGCAATCGGTCTTGTTAGCTCTACTAGCGATGAAGTTACTGACAGCACCAATTCGGACAATGtttttgatgatgatgaggtgAGTAACTCCTTAAATTCTATTTCAAGTAAGAAAGGTGATTTTGCTATAGCTACAAAGCATAGCATGAGTGCAAATTCAGCTCCTGCAAGTAAAGGAGAGTCTCAAATTACTATCAAATCTCTTACCAACACTGAAGCTCATTCAAGAATTAATTCAGTAAACTCTGATTATACTCGAGCTATAAGCTCTATCACTGCAAAGCTTGGAGCTGCAACAAGTGCTACATCTCCAACATTTAATGCAGGTACCAGATTGCCAAGTGAGACACTTGAAAGTGCTTCAtgtttaaatcaaaatgtagaCAAACCCAGAAGTGATTGCTCTATGCCAAGTGCTGAAGCCAAAGATGGTTTAGTTAGTCCTAGTTTAGTGAAAGCTAACACAGCCACAATATACAATCTCTCCAAAGCACCTCCTTCTCCGTCTCACTTCCTCTTCCAGGCCTGTTCCCCTAGCTTTATGGGTCGCTTATCTTCTTCCACACTAAGGGGTAAGATTCAAAATTTGCCCCTTTATTTATCGCGGTCCCAGGAAACCCTCCACCAAGCTGGGGTTGGGGATGTAACTCAAAGTTCTGCTAAGGACAACAGTAGGCAAGAGATCACCATCAAAGTCACGGACGTTGACGACACCACACAAACCATAGACTATGAAATGACCACTGCAGAATCAGTGGAGTCAGATGACTCGGATACAACAGTTACAGGATCCGAGGTGGACGGGGAGTTTTTTGTGAAAACAAACTCAGCAAAgagttttctttctgtgtcagAAGTGAAGGAAATATGCTCTCCATTGCCTGTCCAGACTGAGCCCAAACTCCAACACCAAAATCAGCTTCCTTACACTGGACCTATCAAGAACACACCAGGACCAATAACGGAGCCTCCTGCTTCAATTGTGAACAGCCTCCAAAAAGACTCGTCAGGCCAAAAGATGGACACTCCTGGCCCTATAAAATATTCTCCAGAATTAAAGATTAAGGTCACAAGTCCAGGTGAAGACACTCCAGGTTATAAAATGGACAATCGGTCACGTTCTATCCCCCCTCCAATAGTGGTTACCACACAGAATCTAAATGGGCCAGGTCTCCCTTTCCATAGTCAGTCACAGAAAGTAAGACGGACCAGTAGCGACAGACCTTTGATGGGTCTTTGTAGGACTCCAGAGCAGACTTCAGACTCATCAAAAATACTTTCTTCAAGCTGCAGGGTGTTTACCATCTGTGAAGATCCATCACAGATAAAGAGCCCAGTTGAGGTGGGAACTACCCCACCCTTGAAGTCTGAGTTTGGCTGCACTGGCTGCACTTCTTTGCAAGTGTCTGTATGTGAGTCAGTTGTGGAAGGGATTCAGATGCCGCTGGATGCTTGTGGTTGCCCAACGGTCTACACCAACTGCTTCGGCAGTGGGGACAGCTTTGACGAGGAGCTGACTGTCTACGAGTTCTCCTGCCGCACACAGAGCAGCGGCGTGACCCAGACTTCTGGAACAGGTCTTCCTCTCATGACCTCGCCACCCGTACCCTCCTTTCTCTCCACTTCTtccaccaactctccctcctttcCACACTCcatccttttctcttcctctaccTCTGAGCTCagccctctcctctcaccaTTGTCTGACGCCTCTGACTGTTTCCTGTCTCAAACGCACAAGGACACCATCAGTCGGCTAGGCCAGCAGCGCTACCCAGAACCCCCAACAGGTTTCCAAGTACTCCGCGTAGACGTGGACCAGCTCCTTTCCATTCTGGAAAGCAGCGGTGCTGACCGATCTATGGCAGGCCATGGAGGTCGACACCCAAAGGACACCTGCCCTACCCACTTTACAGAAAACAAGAGGGTGCTCCAGATAGAGGCACGGCGGCTGATGTCAGGCTGCCAGAAGGTTGTGGGGATTGGACAGAGTCCAGACGACATGCTCCACTCCCTGGCTGACAGTTTCCGGACCCTGGTGGAGTTGGCAGGTATATGCCTCTGGTTCTCTGGTTGCGAAAGGTGCGACCGGAGGAACGCTGAGGCAGTCGCAGGTCTGGCAGACGTGGCCCGTTCATTCAGGGACTTCTGTCTGGCCGCAGAGCGAGCCAGCAGCAAGCGCAGCTGCCAGGATCTGAGCACCAAGCTGCTAGCGAAACAGTGCACCGCGCTCACCGCCTCGGTCTTCTGCCTCACTCAGCTCTTCCGCACCCTCACTGCACTATGA